GGCGACCTTTATGGAAAATGCCCGTTTCTGGTGAGTTCAGATACTTCGGCGTATCGTTACCTAACACACGTCCGCCGAAGGCAATCACTCTTCCCCGTTTGTCACGGATGGGGAACATCACTCGCTCGCGAAAGCGGTCGTATGTTCTGCCCTGATCGTTAGTCACCAGCATGCCGGCATCGTTCAATACGTTGCGATCGCTACCTTCACCAAACCGCTTGAGAACGTTATCCCAGCCGGATGGGGCGAAGCCAATTGCAAAATGGCTGATCACCTCTGCACTTAAACCACGCTGTTGCAGATACTGCAATGCAGGAACTCCGACGGAATGTTGCAGCGCTTGCTGATAAAACTCGCTGATGTGTCCCATCAGCTCGTACTGATTATGTCGTTGGTGAATTTCTTGCTTAGTTGGACCTGTGCCGGTTTCATAAGGCACTTCTAGGCCATGCATCGTAGCCAGTTCTTCAATGGTTTCAACGAATTCGAGACGATCGTAATTCATCAAAAAGTCAATGGCGGAACCGTGTGCGCCACAGCCAAAACAGTGATAGAACTGTTTGTCACCGTTTACGGTGAATGAGGGGGTTTTTTCGTGATGGAACGGACAGCACGCATGGTAGTTTTTGCCCTGCTTTTTCAGTTTGACGCGCGCGTCAATGAGATCGACGATGTCGGTGCGAGCAAGCAGGTCATTAATAAATACGCGTGGGATTCGTCCAGCCATAAGCCCCTAGTGTATACCCTTCTGTAAGGTGGTTACATTGGATATAGCTTATAAACGACAACAAGCCGCGCTTCCTTTCGGAAAGCACGGCCTTACGTATGCAACTGCTAAGTCTGCGGATTAATCACGCGTTGGAGGGAAACCCTCCTGAAAATTAATACAGACGAGTGCGGCGTGCGTTTTCTCGAGCCAATTTCTTCGCGTGACGTTTCACTGCAGAAGCTTTAGCGCGCTTGCGTTCAGTCGTTGGTTTTTCATAAAACTCACGACGACGAACTTCAGCCAGAACGCCTGCTTTTTCACAGGAACGTTTGAAGCGACGCAGAGCTACGTCGAACGGCTCGTTTTCACGTACTTTAATTACCGGCATGTGCCTCTCACCTCAATAAATTCGGTTTGCCGCTGGCCTTGTGCCAGCCTTTTCAAAATGGTGCGGAATTCTACTGCAAACGTGACGCCTTTGTAAAGCATTGCGGTGATCATAAAACACCCAACCGCGGCCAGCGCAGAAATCAGGTCGCTTATGGTAGACTATCCGCAGTTTGAAGCAAGCGGCATTTAACGAATGCTTGTATCGTCATAAAAGTAGGAACAGCAATGCGCGTATTGGGTATCGAAACATCCTGTGATGAAACCGGAGTAGCTATTTATGACACGGAAGCTGGTTTGCTCGCCAATCAGCTATACAGTCAGGTCAAATTACATGCTGATTACGGTGGTGTAGTGCCTGAGCTCGCCTCACGCGATCACGTGCGTAAAACGGTTCCGTTGATTCAGGCGGCGCTGTGTGAAGCTGGGCTACAGGCTGACGATATCGATGGTGTGGCTTACACCGCTGGCCCAGGCTTGGTCGGCGCGCTATTGGTGGGTGCGACTGTCGGCAGGTCGTTGGCATTCGCCTGGGGGGTACCGGCGATTCCTGTGCACCATATGGAAGGGCATTTGCTGGCGCCGATGCTGGAAGATAATCCACCTGCGTTTCCTTTCGTGGCGCTGCTGGTTTCTGGTGGTCATACGCAGCTCATCAGCGTGACAGGCATTGGTGAGTACCGTTTGCTGGGCGAGTCGATTGATGACGCGGCGGGTGAAGCGTTTGATAAAACGGCAAAGTTACTGGGATTAGATTATCCCGGCGGGCCAATGTTGTCGAAAATGGCGCAGGCGGGGAATTCCCAACGCTTTACGTTTCCGCGCCCGATGACAGACCGGCCGGGGTTGGATTTTAGCTTTTCTGGGCTAAAAACGTTTGCTGCCAATACGATTCGTAGCAACGGTGATGACGATCAAACGCGTGCCGATATTGCTCGTGCGTTTGAAGACGCCGTCGTAGATACGCTGGCGATAAAATGTCGTCGTGCGCTGGATGAGACGGGCTTTAAACGACTGGTCATGGCGGGGGGCGTGAGTGCAAACCGGACGCTGCGTCAGCGCTTAGGTGAAGTGATGGCGAAACGCGGTGGTGAAGTGTTTTATGCACGCCCCGAATTCTGTACAGATAACGGTGCGATGATTGCTTATGCGGGCAGTGTACGTCTGGTTCATGGCGCGAGCCAGACGCTAGGCGTATCCGTTCGGCCACGTTGGCCGTTGGCTGAATTGCCTGCGGTGTGAGTGTTCGAGTGATAACCACTACGTGTAGATAACTGCTCTACACGTAGTGAAGAAAGCGTAGCAAAAAGCGCATTACAGCTCTTGTTCGAATAGCACCAGAATCGCTTCGTAAAGCTGTTTGACGCTGAAGCCTCGTGCCGGGGTGGTAAAGATAGTATCATCCCCCGCGATGGTGCCGAGAATGCCTTCTGACTTACCTAATGAGTCCAGCAGGCGAGCAATGAGCTGCGCAGCGCCTGGGCTGGTATGGATCACGACGACGGCATCATTGTAATCCACGTCCAGTACAAGGTTCTTCAGCGGGCTGGACGTCGTCGGGACGCCAAGCTCGGCAGGGAGACAATACACCATCTCCATTTTGGCATTGCGTGTGCGCACGGCACCAAATTTCGTTAGCATGCGTGACACCTTGGATTGGTTGATGTTTTCAAATCCGTCGTCTTGCAATGCCTGAACAATTTCACTTTGAGAACTGAATTTCTCTTCCTTTAACAGCGCTTTGAACGCTTTAACGAGGTCTTCTTGTTTTGTCGAATTTCGCATTCTGCACCGGATTAATTGTTATGGTTAATCTTCCTATTATGCAGTTGTGTGAATTTTTATGCAATTAAATCGCGTATAATTCCAATCCATTTCACCAGATATGCGTTAGTCGCTGTTTTCAAAAAAAATCGACTCTCGGGTAGTCCGAAAAATGCGTCCTGCGTCACATAAAAGTAAATCAAATGTTATCAGAATGATGTTGTTTGGACGCCACCGATCGGTGTAATGTAGCGCACAGGTTAATTGCACGTGAATGAACACCGCGTTAT
This genomic interval from Pectobacterium aquaticum contains the following:
- the rpsU gene encoding 30S ribosomal protein S21; the encoded protein is MPVIKVRENEPFDVALRRFKRSCEKAGVLAEVRRREFYEKPTTERKRAKASAVKRHAKKLARENARRTRLY
- the tsaD gene encoding tRNA (adenosine(37)-N6)-threonylcarbamoyltransferase complex transferase subunit TsaD, with the protein product MRVLGIETSCDETGVAIYDTEAGLLANQLYSQVKLHADYGGVVPELASRDHVRKTVPLIQAALCEAGLQADDIDGVAYTAGPGLVGALLVGATVGRSLAFAWGVPAIPVHHMEGHLLAPMLEDNPPAFPFVALLVSGGHTQLISVTGIGEYRLLGESIDDAAGEAFDKTAKLLGLDYPGGPMLSKMAQAGNSQRFTFPRPMTDRPGLDFSFSGLKTFAANTIRSNGDDDQTRADIARAFEDAVVDTLAIKCRRALDETGFKRLVMAGGVSANRTLRQRLGEVMAKRGGEVFYARPEFCTDNGAMIAYAGSVRLVHGASQTLGVSVRPRWPLAELPAV
- the argR gene encoding transcriptional regulator ArgR, yielding MRNSTKQEDLVKAFKALLKEEKFSSQSEIVQALQDDGFENINQSKVSRMLTKFGAVRTRNAKMEMVYCLPAELGVPTTSSPLKNLVLDVDYNDAVVVIHTSPGAAQLIARLLDSLGKSEGILGTIAGDDTIFTTPARGFSVKQLYEAILVLFEQEL